One genomic window of Fusarium verticillioides 7600 chromosome 2, whole genome shotgun sequence includes the following:
- a CDS encoding RNA 3'-terminal phosphate cyclase, which translates to MKPVELDGRTGEGGGQVVRVAIAIAALTGQAVTITNVRGNRERGGLKSQHVTSIQFLAEITDADVEGLSVGSKTITFAPRRGPTELYQRNIKISAESGSASSLLILQAVLPFLIFAGNDSEEPVELSISGGSNVSFSLSFEYLDQVLLPTLEERFGIRVERALERRGWCLGPQSRGQIRLKFHPLKIGQTLRYKTPEQRNYPESYEIKSIDISMVVPGSTHERLQASLTRGLGDLFSGADIHFRHVEDTNLDSRWYILLVAHSTSGVRWGHDWLGSIPKKTKNRDMFADQVSRKLCRGLYDEAAVGGQVDVHLQDQVVVFQALCEGYSSFPRGDTPDESPPDALIDATGNLGISTGRMRKEKTHEPFGYGSLHTQTARWVASEMLPSIEFYNKGNLVKGAGISMK; encoded by the exons ATGAAGCCTGTGGAACTAGACGGAAGAACAGGAGAGGGTGGTGGACAGGTTGTAAGAGTCGCAATAGCAATAGCTGCCTTGACGGGACAGGCTGTTACCATCACGAATGTCAGAGGAAATCGAGAACGTGGAG GTCTCAAGAGCCAACACGTCACGAGCATTCAGTTCCTCGCTGAGATAACAGATGCAGATGTGGAGGGCCTAAGTGTAGGTTCCAAGACTATAACATTCGCTCCACGACGAGGGCCAACAGAACTATATCAACGCAATATCAAGATATCTGCAGAGTCAGGTTCTGCGAGTAGTCTCCTCATTTTACAAGCTGTCCTCCCGTTTCTGATATTTGCCGGCAATGATTCTGAGGAACCAGTCGAACTTTCAATATCTGGTGGATCCAATGTCTCATTTTCACTCAGTTTTGAATATCTGGACCAAGTTCTCCTACCAACACTGGAGGAGCGATTTGGAATTCGTGTTGAAAGAGCGTTAGAAAGACGTGGATGGTGCCTCGGTCCGCAGTCGAGAGGTCAGATACGTCTCAAGTTTCATCCACTGAAGATTGGCCAAACTCTGCGATACAAAACCCCAGAGCAACGAAATTACCCTGAGTCCTATGAAATCAAGTCTATTGATATCAGCATGGTGGTACCTGGCAGCACTCACGAGAGACTCCAGGCATCACTGACAAGGGGCCTGGGGGACCTCTTTTCTGGGGCAGACATCCATTTCAGGCATGTTGAAGACACGAACCTAGATTCACGGTGGTACATACTGCTTGTGGCCCATTCCACGTCTGGGGTCAGATGGGGGCATGACTGGCTTGGATCAATAccaaaaaagacaaagaacagGGACATGTTCGCCGATCAGGTATCAAGAAAACTGTGTCGGGGTTTGTACGACGAGGCAGCTGTCGGTGGCCAAGTGGAcgttcatcttcaagatcaagtgGTCGTTTTCCAAGCACTCTGTGAGGGATACTCTTCGTTCCCTCGAGGAGATACCCCAGATGAATCTCCACCTGACGCACTAATCGATGCCACGGGAAACCTGGGAATTAGTACTGGCAGaatgagaaaggaaaagacgCATGAGCCCTTCGGTTACGGCTCTCTTCATACACAGACAGCCAGGTGGGTTGCGAGCGAGATGTTGCCGAGCATCGAGTTTTACAACAAAGGCAACCTGGTGAAAGGGGCGGGTATATCAATGAAATAG
- a CDS encoding acyl-protein thioesterase 1, which translates to MSNQAQQTDNDSISYRHFLRYFCIFAAPLVFLFIFKPFSTRTEPETQPEVKMSGKLPLVFPAASRHTATVIFVHGLGDTGHGWASAVENWRRREKLNEVKFILPHAPEIPITVNMGMRMPGWFDVKQLGGDVDSLVRNEDTEGIKRSQKYFHDLIQEEVNSGIPPERIVLGGFSQGGAMSLLAGLTCTSKLGGIVGLSSWLLLSKTFADLVKPTDANRQTPVMMFHGDADPIVPFQRGKLSADMLKELGYDVSFKTYPGMGHSACLEELDEVEAFLRKQLPPKN; encoded by the exons ATGTCCAATCAAGCACAGCAAACCGACAACGATTCAATATCCTACAGACACTTCCTTCGCTACTTTTGCATCTTTGCTGCTCCATTAGTGTTTCTCTTCATATTCAAACCCTTCTCCACCAGGACCGAACCAGAAACGCAGCCAGAAGTCAAGATGTCAGGAAAACTGCCTCTCGTCTTCCCTGCGGCATCCCGCCACACGGCTACCGTCATCTTTGTGCATGGCCTGGGTGACACTGGTCATGGCTGGGCAAGTGCTGTTGAGAACTGGCGCCGAcgagagaagctcaatgaAGTCAAGTTCATTCTGCCTCATGCTCCTGAAATCCCCATCACTGTG AACATGGGAATGAGAATGCCTGGATGGTTTGACGTT AAACAACTCGGCGGAGATGTTGATAGCTTGGTCCGCAATGAGGATACAGAGGGTATTAAGCGAAGTCAAAAGTACTTCcatgatctcatccaagagGAGGTCAACTCTGGCATCCCCCCTGAGCGTATTGTCCTTGGAGGTTTCTCCCAGGGAGGCGCCATGTCACTCCTTGCTGGTCTTACCTGCACAAGCAAGCTGGGCGGTATCGTCGGcctttcatcatggcttctcctGTCCAAAACCTTTGCCGACCTTGTCAAGCCCACGGATGCCAACCGCCAGACTCCTGTGATGATGTtccatggcgatgctgacCCTATCGTTCCTTTCCAGCGTGGAAAGCTGAGTGCCGACAtgctcaaggagcttggctACGATGTGTCATTCAAGACTTACCC TGGTATGGGTCACTCTGCTTGCctggaggagcttgatgaggttgaggcgTTTCTGAGAAAGCAACTACCTCCCAAGAACTAA
- a CDS encoding cytochrome c oxidase assembly protein COX16, mitochondrial — MPAFQSKKFRSAADMNSIGMRYRTLMNKHPFLMFGLPFIAVIVAGSFVLTPATAVRYERYDRKVRQMTKDEELNVRRSARKVDMKEEYYRLAGKDLDDWEQKRVKRLPGENDGVL, encoded by the exons ATGCCGGCGTTTCAGAGCAAAAAGTTCCGGTCCGCGGCCGACATGAACAGCATCGGCATGCGGTACCGCACCCTCATGAATAAGCATCCCTTCCTCATGTTCGGCCTGCCCTTCATAGCCGTCATCGTTGCTGGTTCCTTCGTCCTCACTCCAGCCACTGCTGTCCGCTACGAACGGTACGACCGCAAGGTCCGCCAGAtgaccaaggacgaggaACTCAATGTGCGCCGGTCTGCAAGGAAGGTGGACATGAAGGAAGAGTACTAT AGACTTGCTGGCAAGGACCTTGACGATTGGGAACAGAAGCGGGTGAAGAGACTTCCGGGTGAGAATGATGGCGTGTTGTAA